GGTGACGCCCCCGTCGGtgcccccccgcgccccggtTCTGCCCGGTTCGGGATGGCGGGGCAGGGTCCCGCGCCCTCATCCTGCGACTGCTTCGTGGCGCTGCCCCCGCACACCGCGGCCCCCGCCGTCATCTTCGGCAAGAACGCCGACCGGCCGCGCCGCGAGGTGCAGGAGATCGTCTACGTCCCCGCCGCCACGCACCGCCCCGGGGACAGAGTCCAGGTGAGAGCGCGCTGGGGCACCGGGGCGGCGTGAGGAGCGCGCTGGGTCTCAGCCGCCGCCGTCCCCGTGCCGCGCAGTGCACCTACATCGAGATCGAGCAGGCCGAGAGGACCCACGCCGTGGTGCTGAGCCGGCCCGCGTGGCTGTGGGGCGCCGAGATGGGCGCCAACGAGCACGGGGTCTGCGTGGGCAACGAGGGCGTCTGGACCCGCGAGCCCGTCGGCGAGGACGAGGCGCTGCTGGGCATGGACCTGGTGAGGTGAGCACCGTCCCCCACtgccccccgcggcccccggggcGCGAGGCCGACCGGGTGCCCGCGGcgctgcaggctggggctggagcgGGGCAGCTCTGCCCGGGAAGCCCTGGAGGTGATCACGGCCCTGCTGGAGCGGCACGGCCAGGGCGGGAGCTGCAAGGAGGAGCCGGTGCCGTTCGTCTACCACAACACCTTCCTGCTGGCTGACCGCGGCGAGGCCTGGGTGCTGGAGACGGCCGGCCGCTACTGGGCGGCCCAGCGGATCCAAGGTGAGGGGGCACTGGTTGTACTGGGCGACAGTCCTGCCGTCGCCTCGCCTACCCCAGCTTCGGGCTGGGCTGTTTTTTGGGAGCCCTGTCCCCTCGGGCCTCCCCTTCACCTGACCCGCCCCGACCTCCGCAGAAGGCAGCCGCAACATCTCCAACCAGCTCAGCATCGGCACGGACATCACGGCCGAGCACGCGGAGCTGCGGCAGCGAGCCCGGAGCCAGGGCTGGTGGAGCGGGGCCGGCGAGTTCAGCTTCGCCGAGGCCTTCTccctggagcagcagcccccccgcaTGGAGGCCGCCAAGGCTCGCTACCGCGCCggcaaggagctgctgaggcagcacgcaggtggggacggggacgggaccagggcatggggacagggaccagGGCATGGGGACGGCCGTACCCATCTCGCCCTGGCATCTCCCCGCTCCCCTTGGCCGCGGCAGCCGGTGGTGATGTggctctgcctcccctgccAGGGCACATCACGGCGGAGACGTTCATGGCCATCCTGCGGGACAAGGCCAGCGGCATCTGCGTGGACTCGGAGGGGTTCCGCACGGCGGGCAGCATGGTGTCTGTGCTGCCCCGGGACCCCGCTTTGCCCTGCGTCCACTTCTTCACGGCCACCCCAGACCCGTCGAGGTGAGGGTGGTCGGGGGGCCCTGGGGTggcggggaggaggcagagccgTGCCCTGTGCTGGCTGTTGCGGTGGAGCAGCATCCGTCCGCGTGGTGTCACGGCCCCGGCTCCTCTCCGGCAGGTCTGTCTTCAAGCCCTTCGTCTTCGTGGCCGGCCTGAAGCCCGCGCCGCAGGTGATGTCTCCCAGCTTCAGCGATGACCCTGCCAAGAAGGTGCCGCGGTTCCAGAGCACGGTCGATCGGCGGCACGAGCTCTACCGCCGGCATCAGGCAGCGCTGGAGCTGATGGACAGGGACCAGGTACCGCAGAGCCCTTCCCGCTGGCCCTCGTGCCCTCCCGCGGTGATGGGGAGGCGGTCGGATGCCCTGCCGGTGCCTGGCCTCAGCTTTTCTGCCCCTGACCCCGCCAGGAGCAGGGCCAGAAGCTCCAGCAGACGCTGCGGGACCtggagaggcaggggctggaggcagtGAACGCGCTGCTGGGGGGGGACGTGGCCCCCAGCCCGGAGGAGCTGGCTGAGCTCTTCTTCGACTGCGTGGATGCGGAGATGAAGTTTTACAAATAAACCCTGCGCAGGTGGGTTgggagggcagaggagctgaGGCTGGGCTCCAGCTCGGCCCCCCCATGGCATCGCTCCCGTCTGGGGGATGAGAAAACCTTCCCGGTGCCCTGCCCCGGTTCCTCGCCTCCTCCCGCTTTGGAGCAGCCTCCCCGTGCTGGCGGCTCGGAGGGGAACGGCTCGACCggcacctccagccctgccgGGGGCGCGGAGCCCCCAGCGCTGTAACGCGCCCCAGTAGAAGCAGTGCTCGAAGGGAGGGCCGTGGCCTGGAAGGGGGCGAcggggagggggagcggggctgcccctgcccagcccctccGTAGGACCCAGCTGCAGACAGAGACTTGTAGGAATAAAGAGGCTTTAATCCTGACTGGTGCTGTGCCGGTGCCGGGTCCTTGGGGTGCTGCCTCTTTCTTTGCTCCTTTGCTGCTTGTCTCCCCTCGCAGGGCCGCGCTGCggggctggctcctgctggcgctggctgcgggcgggggggcggccTGCCCTGCCCGGGGGGGGACACGGTTGCGGCCCCTGCTTCGcgtggggacggggctgagcCTGCCTGGCGCCTGGGGCCGCTccccccgccgcggggctgggggctcggcAGGTCTCGGTGCCCGCTGAGCCCagcgggggggggcagcagcagcccccgcagcccctgcaggcGGCTCCGGTGTTCCTCCAGGGCCTCCCCCTGCCTCCGCCGGGAGCGCCCGGCCAGCTCCTGGTGAAGGTCTGCAAAGAAATCTGCCCGGGAGGGGGGAG
The sequence above is drawn from the Cygnus olor isolate bCygOlo1 chromosome 25, bCygOlo1.pri.v2, whole genome shotgun sequence genome and encodes:
- the SCRN2 gene encoding secernin-2, producing MAGQGPAPSSCDCFVALPPHTAAPAVIFGKNADRPRREVQEIVYVPAATHRPGDRVQCTYIEIEQAERTHAVVLSRPAWLWGAEMGANEHGVCVGNEGVWTREPVGEDEALLGMDLVRLGLERGSSAREALEVITALLERHGQGGSCKEEPVPFVYHNTFLLADRGEAWVLETAGRYWAAQRIQEGSRNISNQLSIGTDITAEHAELRQRARSQGWWSGAGEFSFAEAFSLEQQPPRMEAAKARYRAGKELLRQHAGHITAETFMAILRDKASGICVDSEGFRTAGSMVSVLPRDPALPCVHFFTATPDPSRSVFKPFVFVAGLKPAPQVMSPSFSDDPAKKVPRFQSTVDRRHELYRRHQAALELMDRDQEQGQKLQQTLRDLERQGLEAVNALLGGDVAPSPEELAELFFDCVDAEMKFYK